A single window of Liolophura sinensis isolate JHLJ2023 chromosome 6, CUHK_Ljap_v2, whole genome shotgun sequence DNA harbors:
- the LOC135466714 gene encoding probable fumarate hydratase, mitochondrial, whose product MLLRLVPRVRQAYCQSVEIFCSLDVGTAPGRLFIVKKALQGTSGRASYTTGMAMGSYRTESDSFGELQVPADKYYGANTARSLINFNIGGEQERMPAPVICAFGTLKRAAAQVNKEYGLDAKLVEAIVEAADEVRSGKLYDHFPLVVWQTGSGTQTNMNVNEVISNRAIELLGGQLGSKIPVHPNDHVNMSQSSNDTFPTAMHIAVATEIDTVLLPGLKLLQKAIQSKSEEFKHIIKIGRTHCQDAVPLTLGQEFGGYLQQLNNGVDRINSTLPRLYQLAAGGTAVGTGLNTRVGFAEKVAANIATLTGLPFVTAENKFEALSSHDSLVEVHGALSVLAVSLMKIANDIRLLGSGPRCGLGELSLPENEPGSSIMPGKVNPTQCEAVTMVAAQVMGNHTAVTIGCSNGHFELNVYKPMIVRNVLQSIRLLGDSCRSFANNCVIGIKANESRISQLLNESLMLVTALNPHIGYDNASKIAKLAHKEGTTLKEAALKLGILTSEQFDEWVRPENMIGPK is encoded by the exons ATGCTTCTGCGACTTGTACCACGTGTACGGCAGGCTTACTGCCAGAGCGTGGAAATTTTTTGCTCGTTAGATGTTGGTACAGCCCCAGGCCGATTGTTTATTGTCAAGAAAGCCTTGCAGGGTACTTCAGGTAGAGCATCTTACACCACTGGTATGGCAATG GGAAGCTACAGGACAGAATCTGACAGTTTTGGGGAACTCCAGGTCCCAGCAGACAAATACTACGGCGCTAATACAGCCAGATCACTGATCAATTTTAACATTGGAGGAGAACAAGAGCGAATGCCT GCACCGGTAATATGTGCATTTGGGACCTTGAAAAGAGCTGCTGCCCAAGTGAATAAGGAATATGGACTGGATGCTAAGCTGGTGGAGGCGATTGTAGAGGCAGCGGATGAG GTGAGATCTGGGAAGCTGTATGATCACTTCCCCCTGGTGGTCTGGCAGACAGGCTCGGGCACCCAGACTAACATGAATGTTAATGAGGTGATCAGTAACCGGGCAATAGAGCTCCTGGGTGGGCAGCTGGGCAGCAAAATACCTGTTCATCCGAATGACCATGTCAACATGAGCCAG AGCTCAAATGACACCTTTCCAACTGCAATGCACATAGCGGTGGCTACAGAGATAGACACAGTGTTGCTACCAGGATTGAAGCTGTTACAGAAAGCCATCCAATCAAAATCAGAGGAATTCAAACATATTATCAAGATTGGGAGAACCCATTGTCAG GATGCGGTACCTTTAACGTTAGGGCAGGAGTTTGGTGGCTATCTACAACAGCTGAACAATGGTGTGGACAGGATCAACTCCACTCTTCCCAGATTGTACCAGCTGGCTGCTG GTGGCACGGCTGTGGGCACGGGCCTCAACACCAGAGTTGGATTTGCAGAGAAAGTAGCTGCTAATATTGCCACACTCACAG GCTTACCATTTGTGACAGCAGAGAACAAATTTGAGGCCTTGTCTTCCCATGATTCTCTAGTAGAGGTACATGGAGCGTTGAGTGTGTTAGCAGTTAGCCTAATGAAGATTGCCAATGACATCCGTCTGCTAGGGTCAGGGCCTCGCTGCGGGCTTGGGGAACTATCTCTACCAGAAAATGAACCAGGGAGTAGTATAATGCCAG GTAAGGTGAACCCGACGCAGTGTGAAGCAGTTACCATGGTAGCAGCTCAGGTGATGGGGAACCATACAGCAGTGACCATTGGTTGCAGCAATGGACACTTTGAACTGAACGTTTACAAGCCAATGATTGTGCGGAATGTTCTTCAGTCCATCAGATTGTTGGGAGATTCTTGTCGCTCGTTTGCCAACAACTGCGTCATTGGCATCAAAGCAAATGAAAGTCGCATCAGTCAGCTGTTGAATGAATCTCTTATGCTGGTCACAGCTCTGAATCCACATATTGGTTACGATAATGCCAGTAAAATTGCCAAATTGGCCCATAAAGAAGGGACAACTCTTAAAGAAGCCGCTCTGAAGCTGGGCATTCTGACGTCAGAGCAGTTTGACGAATGGGTGAGACCAGAGAACATGATTGGTCCAAAATAA
- the LOC135466290 gene encoding vitelline envelope sperm lysin receptor-like, producing the protein MRILFVVTPSCPSYPYGPDTTFKLLADVPAYATATCKGNYKYDFREVGDGISFTLKVGFDERLAHKQCVFQKKVSTNTFVVLIEVGWGEPGGFILTHKEQYQVSCAYGGKGTGKSLDKPVDDWLIAPKEKQYLLGKEVSSTFTLRVINVHGDPFFHELPLGRWMQLEAISNGKSGEKGIRVLSCVAANSVTSYAILRAGCGDGIVFEKNAGFETRGLRVFSPYFEGFKLKGSNQLMFVCNITVCDHNCNGNSCPVEVKRSIPEKTEVIQIVGDVDVTDEPELVLVGSLLTPPSSTPARSGGQTILVEEQIHPDAKESTRSPLIILWFTAVLTAAVILLVFSTLLQVCVHVKDDTLQPQPKSP; encoded by the exons ATGAGAATTCTGTTTGTAGTGACACCATCGTGCCCCTCCTACCCTTACGGGCCAGACACCACGTTCAAGTTGCTTGCTGATGTCCCAGCGTACGCAACAGCCACCTGCAAAGGCAACTACAAATACGACTTCCGGGAAGTGGGCGACGGCATCAGTTTTACACTTAAAGTTGGCTTCGACGAAAGGCTAGCCCACAAACAGTGTGTTTTCCAG aaaaagGTGAGCACGAATACATTTGTGGTTTTGATCGAGGTGGGCTGGGGAGAGCCTGGAGGATTTATCCTGACCCACAAGGAGCAGTACCAGGTCTCCTGTGCTTACGGAGGGAAGGGGACGGGCAAGTCTCTGGACAAACCTGTGGACGACTG GCTAATTGCCCCAAAAGAGAAGCAGTATTTACTGGGGAAGGAAGTCTCCTCTACCTTCACCCTGCGAGTGATCAATGTGCACGGGGATCCCTTTTTTCATGAGCTGCCATTAGGCAGATGGATGCAGCTGGAGGCAATCTCAAATG gtaaaagtggagaaaaagGTATTCGAGTATTGAGCTGTGTTGCTGCGAATTCTGTGACGTCATATGCAATTCTACGTGCTGG GTGTGGCGATGGGATAGTGTTTGAGAAGAACGCCGGCTTCGAGACGCGAGGGTTGCGAGTTTTCAGCCCGTATTTTGAGGGATTCAAACTGAAAGGCAGTAACCAGCTCATGTTCGTCTGTAATATCACAGTTTGTGACCACAATTGTAACGGG AATTCGTGTCCAGTGGAAGTTAAGCGTAGCATTCCAGAAAAAACGGAAGTGATCCAGATCGTGGGCGACGTGG ACGTAACGGATGAACCGGAATTAGTGTTGGTGGGCAGTTTGCTAACCCCGCCCTCGTCCACACCCGCTAGATCAGGTGGACAGACCATACTGGTTGAGGAACAAATACATCCCGATGCAAAGGAATCCACTCGAAGTCCACTCATCATTCTGTGGTTTACAGCGGTGTTGACAGCTGCAGTCATTCTGTTAGTGTTTTCCACTCTGTTACAAGTGTGCGTCCACGTTAAGGATGATACCCTCCAACCACAGCCCAAATCGCCGTGA
- the LOC135466292 gene encoding HHIP-like protein 2, with amino-acid sequence MEAVGPEIRNVVPSVRWTDDSPVLWNDGCWKRPVSRTSGQLYGVVSQFQANTKYQSDRDSEKILLKIPFPTGQDIGGHLFFGYDGYLYISVGHGGPEQEEFAQNRLSLLGKILRIDVAVASDGKNYSIPSDNPIVENGGQGRKEIYASGARSMWRCSLDSGDVSTGEGRGRIFCGDVGAETYEEVNIIQKGGNYGWNEREGYECRMRRACHDLEMEVMPISVYEHTLVRAAVVGGYMYRGKGIPSVHGQYIFGDASSGEMFRLVEPKKRQSQWISYLLTVCDKSQCPCSAREEQPKHIVSFSTDRDEELYVLTTTSLMSEWATGAIYKLVAPIGNRNDKLTCAGNTTRWSVLAVLVWLFASVTFT; translated from the exons ATGGAGGCAGTGGGGCCAGAAATTCGCAACGTTGTTCCGTCTGTTCGCTGGACTGATGATTCTCCTGTGCTGTGGAATGATGGTTGCTGGAAACGACCCGTGT CCCGGACATCCGGGCAGCTGTACGGTGTAGTCAGTCAGTTCCAGGCCAATACAAAATACCAGTCAGACCGGGACTCGGAAAAAATCCTGCTGAAAATCCCGTTCCCTACGGGGCAAGACATTGGTGGACAC CTCTTCTTCGGTTATGATGGTTACCTGTATATATCTGTTGGTCATGGGGGTCCGGAACAGGAGGAGTTTGCACAGAACAG ATTGTCTTTACTTGGCAAGATCTTGCGGATTGACGTGGCGGTAGCCAGTGATGGGAAGAACTACAGCATTCCCTCAGACAACCCAATCGTAGAAAATGGGGGTCAAGGTCGGAAGGAGATATATGCCTCCGGGGCGAGGAGTATGTGGAGGTGTAGTCTGGATTCGGGTGACGTCAGCACTG GTGAAGGACGCGGAAGGATATTTTGTGGAGATGTGGGAGCAGAAACATATGAAGAGGTGAACATCATCCAAAAAGGAGGGAACTATGGCTGGAACGAAAGGGAAGGGTACGAGTGTCGAATGAGGAGGGCTTGTCACGACTTAG AGATGGAGGTAATGCCCATCAGTGTGTATGAGCACACACTGGTTAGAGCCGCTGTGGTAGGAGGTTACATGTACCGAGGCAAAGGCATACCAAGCGTTCACGGCCAATACATCTTTGGTGACGCGTCTAGCGG AGAGATGTTCCGACTGGTTGAGCCCAAGAAACGGCAAAGTCAATGGATCTCTTACTTACTGACGGTGTGTGATAAGTCCCAGTGTCCGTGTAGTGCCCGAGAGGAGCAGCCTAAACACATTGTGTCCTTCAGCACCGACAGAGATG AGGAGCTGTATGTACTAACTACCACTTCCCTGATGTCTGAGTGGGCGACGGGCGCCATCTACAAACTTGTCGCTCCAATAGGCAATAG aaatgacaAACTGACATGTGCCGGAAATACTACGAGATGGTCTGTTTTAGCGGTGTTGGTTTGGCTTTTTGCTTCGGTGACGTTTACCTAA